A stretch of Pseudomonas taetrolens DNA encodes these proteins:
- a CDS encoding DUF1328 domain-containing protein, producing MLSWAITFLIIAIIAAVLGFGGIAGTATGIAKILFVVFLVMFVVSFIFGRRGRG from the coding sequence ATGTTAAGTTGGGCAATTACCTTCTTGATTATCGCCATCATCGCTGCTGTTCTGGGCTTCGGTGGTATCGCGGGCACCGCAACCGGTATCGCCAAAATCCTGTTTGTGGTGTTCCTGGTGATGTTTGTGGTGTCCTTCATCTTTGGCCGCCGCGGTCGAGGCTAA
- a CDS encoding KinB sensor domain-containing domain: MKIAIKLRTRLFLSISALITVALLGLLLGVVSVMQMAKTQEALISNNFITLDLGLKLRQSLGDQLILMLRNHKDLQALQASSQEYLKLLDEGIEHERKNNLQNGFKQARANYEDFLKVFNQARSSPFDLSSDDELTTRFNQLRNGLISEHRHALDNIYAAQASAQERAIIIAALLSFIGLTVLIIGFITAHGIAQRFGAPIEALAKAADNIGKGNFEVVLPLSSATEMNLLTRRFGIMAEALRQHQATNIDELRAGQQRFQAVLDSIDDGLLMIDHQGRLEHLNPVAQRQLGWDESRLGQPLGEALSRPELDQQLLTVLHGGSLERLPEDLSVDIEGENRLLTYSLTPVSQPKGPILGAVMVLHDVTEQRAFERVRSEFVLRASHELRTPVTGMHMAFGLFLERARFDPQSRETDLLNTVNEEMQRLMQLINDLLNFSRYQNGMQKLTLAPCDIEEMLEHARARFAEAASAEHIELQLDLQQPLPRLNADQAQLERVLDNLLDNALRHTASGGQIRLQARRHAERVIISIEDNGEGIAYSQQGRIFEPFVQVGRKKGGAGLGLALCKEIVQLHGGRIGVYSRPGQGTQFYMALPL; this comes from the coding sequence ATGAAAATCGCGATCAAGCTGCGCACCCGGCTGTTCTTAAGCATTTCGGCGCTCATCACCGTGGCGTTGCTGGGGCTGTTACTCGGCGTCGTCAGCGTGATGCAGATGGCCAAGACCCAAGAAGCGCTGATCAGCAATAACTTCATCACCCTCGACCTGGGGCTCAAGTTGCGTCAGAGCCTGGGCGACCAGCTCATCCTGATGCTGCGCAACCACAAAGACCTCCAAGCGCTGCAAGCTTCCTCACAGGAGTACCTGAAGCTGCTTGATGAAGGCATCGAGCATGAACGCAAGAACAACCTGCAGAACGGCTTCAAGCAAGCCCGTGCCAACTACGAAGACTTCTTAAAAGTATTCAACCAGGCCCGCAGTTCCCCGTTCGATTTGAGCAGCGACGATGAGCTCACCACTCGCTTTAACCAGTTGCGCAATGGCCTGATCAGTGAACATCGCCATGCCCTCGACAACATCTACGCCGCCCAGGCTTCCGCTCAGGAGCGGGCTATCATCATTGCGGCGCTGCTGAGCTTCATCGGGCTTACGGTGCTGATCATTGGCTTTATCACTGCACATGGTATCGCTCAGCGTTTTGGCGCGCCGATCGAAGCGCTGGCCAAAGCAGCCGACAACATAGGCAAGGGCAACTTTGAAGTGGTGCTGCCGCTTTCTTCAGCCACGGAAATGAACCTGCTGACGCGCCGCTTTGGAATCATGGCGGAAGCCTTGCGCCAGCATCAGGCAACTAATATCGACGAGTTGCGAGCGGGCCAGCAGCGGTTTCAGGCCGTGCTCGACAGCATTGATGACGGTTTGCTGATGATCGACCATCAAGGCCGCCTGGAGCATTTAAACCCCGTCGCGCAACGGCAACTGGGCTGGGACGAAAGTCGTCTGGGGCAGCCACTGGGCGAAGCCTTGTCTCGCCCTGAGCTCGATCAGCAATTGCTGACGGTTCTGCACGGCGGCAGTCTGGAACGCTTGCCGGAAGACTTGAGCGTAGACATTGAAGGTGAAAACCGCCTGCTGACCTATAGCCTGACGCCGGTCAGCCAGCCCAAAGGTCCGATTCTCGGCGCAGTGATGGTGTTGCATGACGTCACCGAGCAGCGCGCCTTTGAGCGTGTCCGCAGCGAGTTCGTACTCCGGGCCTCCCATGAATTGCGTACGCCGGTAACGGGGATGCACATGGCCTTTGGCTTATTTCTCGAGCGCGCGCGTTTTGACCCGCAATCACGTGAAACTGACCTGCTGAATACCGTGAACGAAGAAATGCAGCGATTGATGCAGCTGATCAACGACTTGCTGAACTTCTCTCGCTACCAGAACGGCATGCAAAAGCTGACGCTGGCCCCGTGCGATATCGAAGAGATGCTGGAACACGCCCGCGCCCGCTTTGCCGAAGCAGCGTCAGCCGAACACATCGAGTTGCAGCTTGACCTGCAACAGCCGCTCCCGCGATTGAACGCCGACCAGGCCCAACTGGAGCGCGTGCTGGATAACCTGCTGGACAATGCCTTGCGCCATACCGCCAGTGGCGGGCAGATCCGCTTGCAGGCGCGACGTCACGCCGAACGGGTGATCATCAGCATCGAAGACAATGGCGAAGGTATTGCCTATAGCCAGCAAGGCCGTATTTTCGAACCCTTCGTACAGGTGGGTCGCAAAAAAGGCGGTGCCGGCCTTGGGCTCGCGCTGTGCAAGGAAATTGTCCAGCTGCATGGCGGGCGCATCGGTGTGTATTCACGCCCCGGGCAAGGCACGCAGTTCTACATGGCGCTGCCCTTATAG
- a CDS encoding inhibitor of vertebrate lysozyme family protein: MFSRSFKAMAAALLMGSSAMTLAGNDGQVRANELLNDPAYRQAWQQVVQKEERLPEWVINLSGSAEQMNAVTEDGDPYVVGPLCETAKTCLNKRLIVAFSLDKKDAYAMLVEVPAGLPADKSPTRHADYRFLGEPDEGMQALLKEQLKKDPNWY, translated from the coding sequence ATGTTCAGCCGATCCTTTAAGGCAATGGCTGCTGCCCTGTTGATGGGCAGCAGTGCCATGACTCTGGCCGGTAATGACGGTCAGGTACGTGCCAACGAACTGCTGAACGATCCGGCCTATCGGCAAGCCTGGCAACAGGTGGTGCAAAAGGAGGAGCGTTTGCCCGAGTGGGTGATCAATCTTTCCGGCAGCGCCGAGCAAATGAATGCGGTCACTGAGGATGGCGATCCATACGTGGTCGGGCCGTTGTGTGAAACCGCCAAGACGTGCCTCAACAAGCGTTTGATCGTTGCCTTCAGCCTCGATAAAAAAGACGCTTATGCCATGTTGGTCGAAGTCCCCGCTGGCTTGCCAGCTGACAAGTCTCCGACACGTCATGCCGATTATCGTTTTTTGGGCGAGCCTGATGAAGGCATGCAAGCATTGCTGAAAGAGCAACTGAAAAAAGATCCCAATTGGTACTGA
- a CDS encoding MlaD family protein produces the protein METRAHHVLIGLFSVLVVIGAMLFGLWLAKASMDDAFTDYEVVFNEAVSGLSKGSSVQYNGIKVGDVIELRLDEKDPRRVLARIRLTAGTPVKVDTKAKLALTGVTGTSIIQLSGGDPDSPDLKGKAGKLPVIVASPSPIARLLTDGTDMMANINMLLHNANQLFSPDNVARVGKTLDNLELTTEAIAGQRGDISQTLKQLSQVGKEASITLEQTTTLMRNANGMLSNQGKQMFSSAEQAMQSLEKSSATINSLLNNNEESLNSGLQGLNQLGPAVNELRETLSTLRSISRRLEANPSGYLLDREQNKEFTP, from the coding sequence ATGGAAACCCGTGCCCATCATGTATTGATCGGCTTGTTCAGCGTGCTGGTCGTTATCGGGGCCATGCTATTTGGCCTGTGGCTTGCCAAGGCGAGCATGGACGATGCCTTCACGGACTACGAAGTGGTGTTCAACGAAGCCGTCAGCGGCCTGTCCAAAGGCAGTTCGGTGCAATACAACGGGATCAAGGTGGGCGACGTCATAGAGCTGCGGCTGGACGAAAAGGATCCGCGCCGGGTGCTGGCACGCATACGCCTGACGGCGGGTACCCCGGTCAAGGTCGACACCAAGGCCAAACTGGCGCTGACAGGGGTCACCGGTACTTCCATTATCCAGCTCTCCGGTGGCGATCCCGACAGTCCGGACCTCAAGGGCAAAGCCGGAAAACTGCCCGTGATCGTAGCCTCGCCCTCTCCGATTGCCCGTCTGCTCACCGATGGCACGGACATGATGGCCAACATCAACATGCTGCTGCACAACGCCAATCAACTGTTCTCACCCGACAACGTTGCACGCGTTGGCAAGACCCTCGATAACCTGGAACTCACCACTGAGGCCATTGCAGGCCAACGGGGTGATATCAGCCAGACCCTGAAGCAACTGTCGCAAGTCGGCAAAGAGGCCAGCATCACGCTTGAGCAGACCACCACGCTGATGCGCAACGCCAATGGCATGCTGAGCAACCAGGGCAAACAAATGTTCAGCAGCGCCGAACAGGCAATGCAGTCCCTTGAAAAAAGCAGCGCCACCATCAACAGCTTGCTCAACAACAATGAAGAGTCGCTCAACAGCGGGTTGCAAGGCCTCAATCAGCTCGGCCCTGCGGTCAACGAACTGCGCGAAACCCTCAGTACGTTGCGCTCGATTTCGCGACGTCTGGAAGCCAATCCAAGCGGTTACTTGCTGGACCGCGAGCAAAACAAGGAATTCACGCCATGA
- the algB gene encoding sigma-54-dependent response regulator transcription factor AlgB, which produces MESVKEHQGRILLVDDESAILRTFRYCLEDEGYTVATANSAAQADSLLQRQVFDLCFLDLRLGEDNGLDVLAQMRIQAPWMRVVIVTAHSAVDTAVDAIQAGAADYLVKPCSPDQLRLATAKQLEVRQLSARLEALEGEVRKPKDGLDSHSPAMMSVLETARQVAGTDANILILGESGTGKGELARAIHGWSKRAKKSCVTINCPSLTAELMESELFGHTRGAFTGASESTLGRVNQADAGTLFLDEIGDFPLALQPKLLRFIQDKEYERVGDPVTRRADVRILAATNLNLEDMVRDGRFREDLLYRLNVITLHLPPLRERSEDILTLADRFLARFVVEYARPARGFSAEAREALANYRWPGNIRELRNVVERASIICPQEVVEIGHLGMAEQTTPNAPRIGAALSLDQLEKAHIGAVLATSETLDQAAKTLGIDASTLYRKRKQYNL; this is translated from the coding sequence ATGGAGTCAGTCAAAGAGCACCAGGGCCGCATTCTGCTGGTCGACGATGAATCCGCCATCCTGCGCACGTTCCGCTACTGCCTTGAAGATGAGGGCTATACCGTCGCCACGGCCAACAGTGCGGCGCAGGCCGATTCTCTGCTTCAGCGCCAAGTGTTCGACCTGTGCTTTCTGGATCTGCGCCTGGGCGAAGACAACGGCCTGGATGTGTTGGCCCAGATGCGTATTCAAGCCCCGTGGATGCGGGTCGTGATCGTCACGGCACACTCCGCCGTCGACACGGCCGTGGATGCCATTCAAGCGGGTGCCGCCGACTACCTGGTCAAGCCCTGCAGCCCTGACCAGTTGCGCCTGGCGACCGCCAAACAACTGGAAGTGCGTCAGTTGTCCGCCCGCCTCGAAGCCCTCGAAGGTGAAGTCCGCAAACCCAAGGACGGCCTCGACTCCCACAGTCCGGCCATGATGTCGGTGCTGGAAACCGCCCGCCAGGTAGCAGGTACCGATGCCAATATCTTGATTCTGGGTGAGTCCGGTACCGGTAAAGGCGAACTGGCGCGGGCAATCCATGGCTGGAGCAAGCGCGCCAAGAAATCCTGCGTCACGATCAACTGCCCTTCACTCACCGCGGAACTGATGGAGAGCGAGCTGTTCGGTCATACCCGTGGCGCCTTCACCGGCGCCAGTGAAAGCACGTTGGGCCGGGTTAACCAGGCCGATGCCGGGACGCTGTTTCTGGATGAAATCGGTGATTTTCCGCTGGCTTTGCAGCCAAAACTGCTGCGTTTCATTCAAGACAAGGAATATGAACGCGTTGGCGACCCTGTCACCCGTCGCGCGGATGTGCGAATCCTGGCCGCGACCAACCTCAATCTGGAAGACATGGTTCGTGACGGGCGCTTCCGCGAAGACTTGCTCTACCGTCTGAATGTGATCACCTTGCATCTACCTCCCCTGCGTGAGCGCAGCGAAGACATTCTGACCCTGGCCGATCGTTTTCTGGCCCGGTTCGTCGTGGAATACGCCCGGCCTGCCCGAGGGTTCAGTGCAGAAGCGCGTGAGGCATTGGCCAATTACCGATGGCCCGGCAACATTCGCGAATTACGCAATGTGGTTGAGCGCGCGAGCATTATTTGCCCCCAGGAGGTCGTCGAAATCGGTCATTTGGGCATGGCCGAGCAAACCACCCCAAATGCCCCGCGCATTGGTGCGGCGCTAAGCCTCGACCAGCTGGAGAAGGCGCATATCGGGGCGGTACTGGCGACCAGCGAAACCCTCGACCAAGCGGCGAAAACCCTGGGCATTGACGCCTCGACACTTTATCGAAAACGCAAGCAGTACAACCTGTGA
- a CDS encoding ABC transporter ATP-binding protein → MSRPTRAPSEAVIEVRGLCNRFGSQSVHENLDLDVYRGEILGVVGGSGTGKSVLLRSIVGLRRPTEGQVRVFGKDLMNLPEDQRSLIERRFGVLFQRGALFSSLTVTENIALPLIEHAGLSRPDAEHLACVKLALAGLPLSAADKYPSALSGGMVKRAALARALALDPDILFLDEPTAGLDPIGAAAFDQLILTLRDALGLSVFIVTHDLDTLYTITDRVAVLSQKRVLVAAPIAQVEDFDDPWIHEYFHGPRGRAAYEAATQRKEQ, encoded by the coding sequence GTGAGTCGTCCAACACGTGCGCCCAGCGAGGCGGTGATTGAAGTACGCGGCCTGTGCAACCGCTTTGGCAGCCAAAGCGTGCACGAGAACCTTGATCTGGATGTGTATCGCGGTGAGATCCTGGGCGTGGTCGGCGGTTCCGGGACCGGCAAGTCGGTGCTGTTGCGCAGCATTGTCGGGCTGCGCAGGCCTACCGAAGGACAAGTCCGGGTGTTTGGCAAAGACCTGATGAACCTGCCGGAAGACCAGCGATCCTTGATCGAGAGACGCTTTGGCGTGCTGTTTCAGCGTGGCGCACTGTTTTCCTCACTGACCGTGACCGAAAACATCGCCCTGCCCTTGATTGAACATGCCGGGCTGAGCCGCCCCGACGCCGAACACCTGGCTTGCGTCAAGCTCGCCCTGGCCGGGTTGCCGTTGTCGGCTGCCGACAAATACCCTTCGGCCCTCTCGGGCGGGATGGTCAAGCGCGCCGCACTGGCCCGGGCGCTGGCGCTGGACCCGGACATCCTGTTTCTTGATGAGCCTACCGCCGGACTCGATCCCATTGGGGCAGCGGCCTTTGATCAACTGATTCTGACTTTGCGCGATGCCCTGGGGCTGAGTGTGTTTATCGTCACCCACGACCTGGACACCCTGTACACCATCACTGACCGGGTGGCGGTGCTGTCGCAGAAAAGGGTACTGGTGGCCGCGCCGATTGCCCAGGTCGAAGATTTCGACGACCCGTGGATTCATGAATATTTCCATGGCCCCCGTGGCCGCGCCGCCTATGAAGCGGCAACCCAGCGTAAGGAGCAATGA
- the gltP gene encoding glutamate/aspartate:proton symporter GltP, translating to MKKAKLSLAWQILIGLVLGIAIGALLNHFSAEKAWWISNVLQPAGDIFIRLIKMIVIPIVISSLVVGIAGVGDAKKLGRIGLKTIIYFEVVTTIAILVGLVLANVFHPGAGIDMSTLGTVDISKYAATAAEVTHEHAFIETILNLIPSNIFAAMARGEMLPIIFFSVLFGLGLSSLNAELRDPLVKTFQGVSESMFKVTHMIMNYAPIGVFALIAVTVANFGFASLVPLAKLVVLVYAAILFFAFAVLGLIAKLFGFSVLKLMRIFKDELVLAYSTASSETVLPRVIEKMEAYGAPKAICSFVVPTGYSFNLDGSTLYQSIAAIFIAQLYGIDLSISQQLLLVLTLMVTSKGIAGVPGVSFVVLLATLGSVGIPLEGLAFIAGVDRVMDMARTALNVIGNALAVLVISRWEGMYDDAKGERYWNSLPHWRSKEALPKGE from the coding sequence ATGAAGAAGGCAAAACTTAGCCTCGCCTGGCAGATCCTAATCGGTCTGGTCCTCGGGATTGCAATCGGGGCGCTGCTAAACCATTTCAGTGCTGAAAAGGCATGGTGGATCAGTAACGTTCTGCAACCTGCAGGCGATATCTTTATCCGTCTGATCAAGATGATCGTAATCCCAATCGTGATTTCCTCACTGGTTGTCGGGATTGCAGGCGTGGGAGATGCGAAGAAGCTGGGTCGCATCGGTCTGAAAACCATCATTTACTTCGAGGTGGTGACGACCATCGCGATTTTGGTCGGCCTGGTGCTGGCCAACGTGTTCCACCCGGGTGCCGGTATCGACATGAGTACCCTGGGTACGGTCGATATTTCCAAATACGCAGCCACCGCTGCCGAGGTTACTCATGAACATGCGTTCATCGAGACCATCCTCAACCTGATCCCGTCGAACATCTTCGCAGCCATGGCTCGCGGTGAGATGCTGCCGATCATCTTCTTCTCGGTGCTCTTCGGTCTTGGTCTGTCGAGCTTGAATGCCGAACTGCGCGACCCGCTGGTGAAAACCTTCCAGGGCGTGTCCGAGTCGATGTTCAAAGTGACTCACATGATCATGAACTACGCACCCATCGGTGTGTTTGCGCTGATCGCCGTCACCGTGGCCAACTTCGGTTTTGCCTCGCTGGTGCCACTGGCCAAGCTGGTTGTGCTGGTTTACGCCGCCATCCTGTTCTTCGCCTTTGCGGTACTGGGCCTGATCGCCAAGCTGTTCGGTTTCTCGGTGCTCAAGCTGATGCGCATCTTCAAGGATGAGCTGGTACTGGCTTACTCCACCGCCAGTTCCGAAACCGTGTTGCCGCGCGTAATCGAGAAAATGGAAGCCTACGGCGCGCCGAAAGCTATCTGCAGCTTTGTGGTACCGACGGGCTACTCGTTCAACCTTGATGGTTCGACCCTGTACCAAAGCATCGCGGCCATCTTTATTGCCCAGCTGTACGGCATCGACCTGTCAATCAGCCAGCAATTGCTGTTGGTATTGACCCTCATGGTCACCTCCAAAGGTATCGCGGGTGTTCCGGGCGTGTCCTTCGTGGTGCTGTTGGCGACCTTGGGCAGTGTGGGTATTCCGCTGGAAGGCCTGGCCTTCATCGCCGGTGTCGACCGTGTGATGGACATGGCGCGTACTGCACTGAACGTGATCGGCAACGCCTTGGCGGTGCTGGTGATTTCGCGCTGGGAAGGCATGTACGACGATGCCAAGGGCGAGCGCTACTGGAACTCGCTGCCGCACTGGCGCAGCAAGGAAGCCCTGCCAAAAGGCGAGTAA
- a CDS encoding ABC transporter permease → MAGNARLDTSSTPARLRISGDWTLAHYARLKQQTEQLRDQYDARTAIDLDEVSSLDTAGASLLVELLGAERVSQLTDTAQKLPAADRALLQTVYSSMRDFCVPVKTPEHNIGIQLLSRIGCAVDKLWQDSLQLLGFIGLILQTLARNLFRPKQWRITPMVAHIEQVGLDAAPIVILLTFMVGAVVAFLGATVLANFGAGIFTVDLVAFSFLREFGVLLTAILLAGRTASAFTAQIGSMKANEEIDAIRTLGLDPMDLLVLPRVLALLIALPLLTFLAMMAGILGGALVCVVSLGISPDMFISLLHSDIGVQHFLVGMVKAPFFAFLIAAVGCLEGFKVSGSAESVGAHTTSSVVQSIFIVIVLDAVAALFFMEMGW, encoded by the coding sequence ATGGCTGGCAATGCCCGACTAGACACATCAAGCACTCCGGCGCGGCTGCGAATCAGCGGCGACTGGACGCTTGCCCATTACGCACGTCTCAAACAACAGACGGAGCAACTGCGCGATCAATACGATGCCCGGACCGCGATCGACCTGGATGAGGTTTCCAGCCTCGATACCGCTGGCGCTTCGCTGTTGGTTGAACTGCTGGGAGCCGAGCGCGTCAGCCAGCTGACCGACACCGCACAAAAGCTCCCCGCAGCCGATCGCGCCTTGCTGCAAACCGTCTATTCGTCGATGCGTGATTTCTGTGTGCCGGTAAAGACCCCCGAGCACAACATCGGCATCCAGTTGCTGAGCCGGATTGGCTGCGCGGTGGACAAGCTCTGGCAAGACTCACTGCAATTGCTGGGCTTTATCGGCCTGATTCTGCAGACACTCGCCCGCAACCTGTTTCGTCCCAAGCAGTGGCGGATCACACCAATGGTGGCTCATATCGAGCAGGTCGGCCTCGATGCGGCACCGATCGTGATACTGCTGACCTTTATGGTGGGCGCGGTGGTGGCCTTTCTCGGGGCCACGGTACTGGCCAACTTCGGGGCCGGGATCTTTACCGTCGATCTCGTGGCGTTTTCATTTCTGCGTGAATTCGGTGTCTTGCTGACCGCCATTCTGCTGGCCGGGCGTACAGCCAGTGCCTTTACTGCGCAAATCGGCTCGATGAAAGCCAATGAAGAAATCGACGCCATCCGCACCCTGGGTCTCGACCCCATGGATTTGCTGGTGCTGCCGCGAGTTTTGGCCCTGCTGATCGCCCTGCCGTTACTGACCTTTTTGGCCATGATGGCCGGGATCCTGGGCGGCGCACTGGTGTGCGTCGTTTCGCTGGGCATTTCGCCAGACATGTTTATTTCGCTGCTGCATTCCGATATCGGCGTTCAGCACTTTCTGGTGGGCATGGTCAAAGCACCGTTTTTTGCCTTTCTGATCGCTGCGGTGGGCTGCCTCGAAGGCTTTAAAGTCAGTGGCAGCGCCGAGTCGGTCGGGGCCCACACCACCTCCAGCGTGGTGCAGTCTATCTTTATCGTGATTGTCCTCGATGCCGTGGCAGCACTGTTCTTTATGGAGATGGGCTGGTGA
- a CDS encoding nucleoside recognition domain-containing protein, whose product MLNGLWLSFFVVATVSALAQWLVGGNAGIFSAIVESIFAMAKLSVEVMILLFGTLTLWLGFLRIAEKAGIVDWLGRALGPLFKRLMPEVPSGHPALGFITLNFAANGLGLDNAATPIGLKAMRALQELNPNPASATNAQILFLVLNASSLTLLPVTIFMYRAQQGAADPTLVFLPILLATSASTLVGLLSVAFMQRLRLWDPVVLAYLLPGALILASFMALLATLSATALASLSSILGNLTLFGLIMLFLVIGALRKVKVYEAFVEGAKEGFDVAKNLLPYLVAMLCAVGVLRASGALDFGLDGIRHAVEWLGWDTRFVDALPTAMVKPFSGSAARALLIETMQTQGVDSFAALVAATVQGSTETTFYVLAVYFGAVGIQRARHAVGCALLAELSGVVAAIGVCYWFFG is encoded by the coding sequence ATGCTTAACGGCCTATGGCTCAGCTTTTTCGTTGTCGCTACGGTGTCGGCACTCGCCCAATGGCTGGTGGGAGGCAATGCCGGGATCTTCTCCGCGATCGTTGAAAGCATCTTCGCTATGGCCAAGTTGTCGGTTGAAGTGATGATCCTGCTGTTTGGCACCCTGACCTTATGGCTGGGTTTTTTGCGAATTGCGGAAAAAGCCGGGATCGTCGACTGGTTGGGCAGGGCGCTGGGGCCTCTGTTCAAGCGCCTGATGCCGGAAGTGCCGTCGGGTCACCCGGCGCTGGGGTTTATTACCCTGAACTTCGCTGCCAATGGCCTGGGGCTGGACAATGCCGCCACACCGATTGGCCTCAAGGCCATGCGTGCGCTGCAAGAACTCAACCCGAATCCCGCCAGTGCAACCAATGCGCAAATCCTGTTTCTGGTGCTGAACGCGTCATCCCTGACGTTACTGCCGGTGACGATCTTTATGTATCGCGCCCAGCAAGGCGCTGCAGACCCGACGCTGGTGTTCCTGCCTATCCTGCTGGCGACCAGTGCCTCGACGCTGGTAGGCCTGCTCTCAGTGGCCTTCATGCAGCGTTTGCGGTTATGGGACCCGGTGGTGCTGGCGTATCTGTTGCCCGGTGCATTGATCCTTGCCAGCTTCATGGCGTTACTGGCGACCTTGTCGGCGACGGCGCTGGCCAGTTTGTCCTCGATCCTTGGCAATCTGACGCTGTTCGGGCTGATCATGCTGTTTCTGGTGATAGGCGCGCTGCGCAAGGTCAAGGTTTACGAAGCATTCGTCGAAGGCGCCAAAGAAGGCTTCGACGTGGCCAAGAACCTGCTGCCGTATCTGGTAGCCATGTTGTGCGCGGTAGGGGTGTTGCGTGCATCCGGGGCGCTGGACTTTGGCCTGGACGGTATCCGTCATGCCGTGGAGTGGCTGGGCTGGGACACGCGTTTTGTGGATGCCTTGCCCACGGCCATGGTCAAACCATTCTCAGGCAGTGCGGCCCGGGCCTTGCTGATTGAAACCATGCAGACTCAAGGCGTGGACAGCTTTGCGGCGTTGGTGGCCGCGACGGTGCAGGGCAGCACAGAAACCACCTTTTACGTGCTGGCGGTGTATTTCGGTGCCGTCGGCATCCAGCGCGCCCGCCATGCCGTGGGCTGCGCCTTGCTGGCCGAGCTGTCGGGTGTCGTGGCGGCGATTGGCGTGTGCTACTGGTTCTTCGGTTGA
- a CDS encoding ABC-type transport auxiliary lipoprotein family protein, with the protein MSRTYRLAGAVVLATSLSLLSACSILPKPEQVDVYWLPYAQTPIATSPSAPVSWSLKLDKPMASNALNSQNIAVVPEGNLISNYKGARWSDPAPVLLRNRLLDAFLQDGRIQGLSTDDSNLQSDFELGGELLAFQTRYNGKSPEVLIQYNARLVRSRDQRVIGSKRFETRLPLTNPMVPGVVAGFGQATDQLMPQVVQWVLQQGQAQR; encoded by the coding sequence ATGAGCCGCACTTATCGTCTGGCAGGGGCCGTCGTTCTGGCGACGAGTCTGAGCCTGCTCAGCGCCTGTTCAATCCTGCCCAAACCCGAGCAAGTCGACGTGTATTGGCTGCCGTACGCACAAACGCCGATTGCCACCAGCCCCAGCGCCCCCGTGAGCTGGTCGCTGAAGCTCGACAAACCGATGGCCAGTAATGCGTTGAACAGTCAAAACATTGCGGTGGTGCCCGAGGGTAACCTCATCAGTAATTACAAGGGCGCGCGCTGGAGCGATCCGGCGCCCGTGCTGCTGCGCAACCGGCTGCTTGACGCATTCCTGCAGGATGGCCGGATCCAGGGGTTGAGCACCGACGACAGCAATCTGCAGTCTGATTTCGAGCTGGGTGGAGAGTTGCTGGCGTTTCAGACCCGCTACAACGGCAAAAGCCCCGAAGTACTGATTCAGTACAACGCACGCTTGGTGCGCAGCCGTGACCAACGGGTGATCGGCTCCAAGCGCTTCGAAACGCGCCTGCCACTGACCAATCCGATGGTACCGGGCGTTGTGGCAGGTTTTGGACAGGCCACCGACCAGTTGATGCCGCAGGTGGTGCAATGGGTGCTGCAGCAAGGGCAAGCGCAGCGCTGA